The Salvelinus fontinalis isolate EN_2023a chromosome 9, ASM2944872v1, whole genome shotgun sequence genome has a window encoding:
- the LOC129861966 gene encoding growth arrest-specific protein 2-like isoform X2, which produces MLFIRMLHNKHVMVRVGGGWETFESYLLKHDPCRMLQISRVEGKTFPMSPKSPNTKDLTPDSYLVVAAHYRSKK; this is translated from the coding sequence ATGCTACACAACAAGCATGTGATGGTGCGTGTGGGAGGAGGCTGGGAGACCTTTGAGAGCTACCTGTTGAAACACGACCCATGTCGGATGCTCCAGATCTCCAGAGTGGAGGGGAAGACCTTTCCCATGTCCCCCAAGTCACCCAACACCAAGGACCTCACCCCAGACAGCTACTTGGTGGTGGCCGCACACTACCGCAgcaagaagtaa